A single uncultured Methanobrevibacter sp. DNA region contains:
- a CDS encoding nucleoside deaminase yields the protein MTQDDYFMGEAIKEAQISLEEGGIPIGAVLVKDNEIISRGHNRLIQNDSVVLHAEMDAIENAGRLNYEDYIKCTLYTTLSPCPMCSGAVILYNIPKVVIGENTTLMGAENFLKCNGVEVVVLNDLRCRDLFLKFTCNNCEIWDEELAKVGNTTEAKDGNNSD from the coding sequence ATGACTCAAGATGACTATTTTATGGGTGAAGCAATTAAGGAAGCTCAAATATCTTTAGAGGAAGGCGGAATTCCAATAGGAGCAGTCCTCGTTAAAGATAATGAAATCATATCCAGAGGACATAATAGACTAATTCAGAATGATTCTGTTGTTTTGCATGCGGAAATGGATGCAATCGAAAATGCAGGGCGTCTCAATTATGAAGATTATATTAAATGCACTCTCTATACTACATTATCTCCCTGTCCGATGTGTTCGGGAGCTGTAATACTGTATAATATACCAAAAGTTGTCATAGGTGAGAATACCACACTTATGGGCGCTGAAAATTTTCTTAAATGCAACGGCGTTGAAGTTGTTGTTCTAAATGATTTAAGATGCAGGGACTTGTTTTTGAAATTCACCTGCAATAACTGTGAAATCTGGGATGAAGAGCTTGCAAAAGTAGGAAATACTACGGAGGCTAAAGATGGAAATAATAGTGACTGA
- a CDS encoding GNAT family N-acetyltransferase — protein sequence MEIIVTDERDERFIEFCASFGCKIDDPQVVLLLDNFGKIVGCSSFKVYDADSAEIITLFLNSYDNREKIAYKLIRQLEKIAMDYEFSSVVVKFDSREDILVEIFEKLDYRFVDEFLMKKEFKSLI from the coding sequence ATGGAAATAATAGTGACTGATGAAAGGGATGAAAGATTTATAGAATTCTGTGCATCTTTCGGGTGTAAGATAGATGACCCTCAGGTAGTATTGCTTTTAGATAATTTCGGAAAAATTGTTGGTTGCAGCAGTTTTAAAGTATATGATGCCGATTCTGCAGAGATTATTACTTTATTTTTAAATTCATATGATAACCGTGAAAAAATAGCTTATAAACTAATCAGGCAACTCGAAAAAATTGCAATGGACTATGAATTTAGTAGTGTGGTTGTCAAATTTGATAGCAGGGAAGATATTTTAGTTGAAATTTTTGAAAAATTGGATTATCGTTTTGTAGATGAATTTTTAATGAAAAAAGAGTTCAAAAGTTTAATTTAA
- the lysS gene encoding lysine--tRNA ligase yields the protein MTHWIENIADELSKMDVEEHIIASGTSISGSIHIGNSCDIFIANGIGKKLREKGKKAKTIWIADDHDPLRKVPYPLPESYGKYLGMPYSMIPCPDGCCANFVEHFEKPLFSVMDDYGIEIEAKSGFEMYKSGVYNDYIRTALENVERIKEIFNEYRREPLADDWLPYNPICDECGRVNTTYAYDYDGDIIKYRCECGHDGEMDIKSGNGKLTWRVEWAARWKIFGTTCEPFGKDHAASGGSYDVSSVISEEIFNHPAPYPVPYEWITLDGEAMSKSHGVFFAPDEWLKIGPAESLHYYLFRSKPMKAKDFSPKMPFLDFIDQFDTVEKVFYDEVEAPSEKEERKFKEIYEIVQMNPDAPLPFRPPFRFLVNAYQIAGDDLEKIFEILKRNSQLTKSFENKEFGDLTELELAQYRERVDNVKYWLDTYAPKFVKFQVQTKKVPKLPLTDEQTAFLGDLADLIENNEFKDATELHDAMYEILEAQGLKPQKGFQAIYKMILGQKQGPRAASFLLSLDKDFVVKRLRQEA from the coding sequence ATGACACACTGGATTGAAAACATAGCTGATGAATTAAGTAAAATGGATGTAGAAGAACATATCATTGCAAGCGGAACCTCAATTTCAGGTTCAATACATATTGGAAACTCTTGCGACATATTTATAGCTAACGGAATTGGAAAAAAATTAAGAGAAAAAGGAAAGAAAGCTAAAACAATATGGATTGCAGATGACCACGACCCTTTAAGAAAAGTTCCATATCCATTACCTGAATCTTATGGCAAATACCTTGGAATGCCATACTCAATGATTCCATGTCCTGACGGATGCTGTGCAAACTTTGTAGAACACTTTGAAAAACCATTGTTTTCAGTAATGGACGATTATGGAATAGAAATAGAAGCCAAATCCGGTTTTGAAATGTACAAGTCAGGTGTATATAACGACTACATAAGAACCGCACTTGAAAATGTTGAAAGAATCAAGGAAATCTTCAACGAATACAGAAGAGAACCGTTGGCTGATGACTGGCTTCCTTACAACCCGATTTGTGATGAATGTGGTAGAGTAAACACCACCTATGCTTATGATTATGACGGCGACATCATCAAATACAGATGTGAATGTGGCCATGACGGTGAAATGGACATCAAATCAGGAAACGGTAAACTCACCTGGAGAGTTGAATGGGCAGCCAGATGGAAAATATTCGGAACCACCTGCGAACCGTTCGGAAAAGACCATGCTGCAAGCGGCGGATCCTACGATGTAAGTAGTGTGATTTCAGAAGAAATCTTTAACCATCCTGCACCATATCCAGTGCCATACGAATGGATTACACTCGACGGAGAAGCTATGAGTAAATCCCACGGAGTATTTTTCGCTCCTGATGAATGGTTAAAAATCGGACCTGCTGAAAGTCTCCATTATTACCTGTTCAGATCAAAACCTATGAAAGCAAAAGATTTCTCACCAAAAATGCCTTTCCTGGACTTTATTGATCAGTTCGATACTGTTGAAAAAGTATTCTACGATGAAGTGGAAGCACCATCTGAAAAAGAAGAAAGGAAATTCAAGGAAATCTATGAAATAGTGCAGATGAATCCGGATGCACCTCTGCCTTTCAGACCTCCATTCAGATTTTTGGTCAATGCTTACCAGATTGCAGGTGATGATTTAGAAAAAATCTTTGAAATATTAAAAAGAAACTCACAACTAACCAAAAGCTTTGAAAATAAAGAATTTGGTGATTTAACCGAATTGGAATTAGCTCAATACCGTGAAAGAGTCGATAATGTAAAATATTGGTTGGATACTTATGCACCTAAATTTGTAAAATTCCAAGTGCAAACCAAAAAAGTACCTAAATTACCATTAACCGACGAACAAACCGCATTCTTAGGCGATTTAGCTGATTTGATTGAAAATAATGAGTTTAAAGATGCAACTGAATTGCACGATGCAATGTATGAAATCCTGGAAGCGCAAGGCTTAAAACCTCAAAAAGGTTTCCAGGCAATATATAAAATGATTTTAGGTCAAAAACAAGGTCCAAGAGCAGCATCATTCCTGTTAAGCCTTGACAAAGACTTTGTAGTAAAAAGATTAAGACAGGAAGCTTAA